A genomic region of [Eubacterium] eligens ATCC 27750 contains the following coding sequences:
- the xylB gene encoding xylulokinase produces the protein MNYIGIDLGTSSVKLVLMDTAGHIIANVSKSYPIDYPKAGWSEQNPYDWYDACMEGMKELLDGQDESTVSGISFGGQMHGLVILDKNDEVIRPAILWNDGRTTKQCEYLNEVIGRDKLSEYTANIAFAGFTAPKILWVKENEPDNFAKIDKIMLPKDYIAYRLTGVHCTDVSDASGMLLFDVKNRRWSRQMLDICGVTEAQMPRIFESSECVGTVKKDIADELGIGSEVIVAAGAGDNAAAAVGTGTVGDGHCNVSLGTSGTIFISSKEFGVDSNNALHSFAHADGKYHLMGCILSAASANGWWMDKILGTNDYAGEQSQITDDDLGNNNVYFLPYLMGERSPHNDEFARGTFTGMTMDTERKDMTQAVLEGVAFAIRDCFEVAKSLGIRVESTRMCGGGAKSELWCKIMANVLGIPVELLESEEGPAMGAAMLAMVAAGEYNCVEDASNALVKVRKTIRPDEKIIERYEDKYNKFRCIYPAMKNVFRTINE, from the coding sequence ATGAATTATATAGGAATTGATCTTGGAACTTCATCGGTTAAGCTTGTTCTTATGGACACAGCAGGACATATTATTGCAAATGTGTCTAAGAGTTATCCGATTGATTACCCTAAGGCCGGCTGGTCAGAGCAGAATCCTTATGACTGGTATGATGCATGTATGGAAGGCATGAAGGAGCTGCTTGACGGACAGGATGAATCAACAGTTAGCGGTATCAGCTTTGGTGGACAGATGCATGGACTTGTTATTCTTGATAAGAATGATGAGGTTATTAGACCGGCTATTTTATGGAATGACGGAAGAACAACGAAGCAGTGTGAGTACCTGAATGAAGTGATAGGCAGGGATAAGTTATCAGAATATACAGCAAATATTGCATTTGCAGGTTTCACAGCACCTAAGATATTGTGGGTGAAGGAGAATGAACCGGATAATTTTGCTAAGATAGACAAGATAATGCTTCCAAAGGATTATATTGCGTATCGTCTTACAGGTGTGCATTGTACAGATGTTTCAGATGCTTCGGGTATGCTGCTGTTTGATGTGAAGAACAGGCGTTGGTCGCGCCAGATGCTTGATATATGTGGCGTGACAGAGGCACAGATGCCACGCATCTTTGAAAGCAGTGAGTGTGTTGGTACGGTAAAGAAGGATATTGCAGATGAGCTTGGAATAGGAAGTGAAGTAATTGTTGCAGCCGGTGCAGGTGATAATGCAGCTGCTGCAGTAGGCACTGGTACTGTCGGTGACGGACATTGTAATGTTTCTTTGGGAACAAGCGGTACAATATTCATTTCAAGCAAGGAATTCGGAGTGGATTCCAATAATGCACTTCATTCTTTCGCACATGCGGATGGGAAATATCATCTTATGGGCTGTATATTAAGTGCAGCTTCAGCTAATGGATGGTGGATGGACAAGATACTCGGAACTAATGATTATGCAGGTGAACAGTCGCAGATAACAGATGATGACCTTGGCAATAATAATGTGTATTTCCTTCCATATCTGATGGGTGAGAGATCACCGCATAATGACGAATTTGCAAGAGGCACATTTACAGGAATGACAATGGATACTGAGCGTAAGGATATGACACAGGCAGTTCTGGAAGGCGTTGCATTTGCAATAAGGGACTGCTTCGAGGTTGCTAAGAGTCTTGGTATAAGAGTGGAGTCAACCCGTATGTGCGGTGGTGGCGCTAAGTCAGAACTGTGGTGTAAGATTATGGCTAATGTACTTGGAATTCCTGTGGAACTGTTAGAGTCAGAGGAAGGTCCTGCTATGGGTGCGGCAATGCTTGCCATGGTTGCAGCCGGGGAGTATAATTGCGTTGAAGATGCGTCTAATGCTCTCGTTAAAGTACGAAAGACAATAAGACCAGACGAGAAGATAATAGAAAGATACGAGGATAAGTACAATAAGTTCAGATGTATCTATCCTGCAATGAAGAACGTATTCAGAACAATTAATGAGTGA
- the fsa gene encoding fructose-6-phosphate aldolase codes for MKFFIDTANVEDIRKANDMGVICGVTTNPSLIAKEGRDFKEVIKEITSIVDGPISGEVKATTEDAEGMIKEGREIAAIHPNMVVKIPMTVEGLKATKVLSSEGIKVNVTLIFSANQALLAARAGAAYVSPFLGRLDDISQPGINLIQDIADIFANYDLKTEIICASVRNPIHITDCALAGADIATVPYKVIEQMVHHPLTDAGIEKFKKDYIAVFGE; via the coding sequence ATGAAGTTTTTTATTGATACTGCAAATGTTGAGGATATCCGTAAGGCTAATGACATGGGAGTTATCTGTGGAGTAACCACTAATCCATCCCTTATCGCCAAAGAAGGAAGAGATTTCAAGGAAGTTATCAAGGAGATTACTTCAATTGTTGACGGACCTATAAGCGGCGAGGTTAAGGCTACTACTGAGGATGCAGAAGGAATGATCAAAGAGGGAAGAGAGATTGCAGCAATCCACCCTAACATGGTTGTTAAGATTCCTATGACAGTTGAAGGTCTTAAGGCTACTAAGGTGTTATCATCTGAGGGAATAAAGGTTAATGTTACATTAATATTCTCAGCTAATCAGGCGCTTTTAGCTGCAAGAGCAGGTGCAGCATATGTGTCCCCTTTCCTTGGAAGACTTGATGATATATCACAGCCGGGCATTAATCTTATTCAGGATATTGCAGATATATTTGCTAATTATGATCTTAAGACAGAGATTATCTGTGCAAGTGTAAGAAATCCAATACATATTACAGACTGCGCACTTGCAGGAGCTGATATTGCAACAGTACCATATAAGGTAATTGAGCAGATGGTTCATCATCCGCTTACAGATGCAGGAATTGAGAAGTTTAAGAAAGATTATATTGCTGTATTTGGCGAATAA
- a CDS encoding L-fucose/L-arabinose isomerase family protein, with protein sequence MNNTPVMKIGIVAVSRDCFPESLSVTRRQNLVKAYEAKYGKGDIYECPVCIVESEIHMMQALEDIKNAGCNALCVYLGNFGPEIAETMLAKNFNGPKMFIAAAEETSANGGLVQGRGDAYCGMLNASYNLKLRGVKAYIPEYPVGTAEECADMIHEFIPVAKAVYALSNLKIISFGPRPNNFLACNAPIAGLYNLGVEIEENSELDLFESFNKHAGDERIPDVVRDMEKELGTGNKKPEILSRLAQYELTLTDWVESHKGSRKYVAVAGKCWPAFQTQFGCVPCYVNSRLTSRGIPVSCEVDIYGALSEFIGEVVSDDIVTLLDINNTVPADIYNEDIAGRYAYTQKDTFMGFHCGNTASSKLSFCEMRNQMIMARSLPEEVTNGTLEGDIVPGDITFFRLQNSSDNKLSAYIAQGEVLPVRTRSFGAIGIFAIPEMGRFYRHVLIEGNFPHHGAVAFGHFGKTLFDVFKYIGVEDVSFNQPKGMLYKSENPFA encoded by the coding sequence ATGAATAATACACCAGTTATGAAAATCGGTATTGTTGCAGTTTCAAGAGACTGCTTTCCAGAATCACTTTCAGTTACAAGAAGACAGAATCTTGTAAAGGCATATGAAGCAAAGTATGGCAAGGGGGATATCTATGAATGTCCGGTATGTATCGTTGAGAGTGAGATACATATGATGCAGGCACTTGAGGATATTAAGAATGCAGGATGTAATGCACTCTGTGTATATCTTGGTAATTTCGGACCTGAGATTGCTGAGACAATGCTTGCAAAAAATTTCAACGGACCTAAGATGTTCATTGCGGCAGCAGAGGAGACATCAGCTAATGGAGGTCTTGTTCAGGGACGAGGCGATGCTTATTGTGGAATGCTTAACGCAAGCTATAATCTTAAGCTTCGTGGAGTTAAAGCATATATTCCGGAGTATCCTGTTGGAACAGCAGAAGAATGTGCAGATATGATTCATGAATTCATACCTGTAGCAAAGGCGGTATACGCATTAAGCAATCTTAAGATTATCAGCTTTGGTCCAAGACCTAACAATTTCCTTGCATGTAATGCACCAATTGCAGGTCTATATAATCTTGGTGTTGAGATTGAGGAAAATTCAGAACTTGATTTATTCGAGAGCTTTAATAAGCATGCAGGAGATGAAAGAATTCCTGATGTTGTAAGGGATATGGAAAAAGAGCTTGGTACAGGAAATAAAAAGCCTGAAATCTTAAGCAGACTCGCACAGTATGAGCTTACATTAACTGACTGGGTTGAATCACATAAGGGCTCAAGAAAATATGTTGCAGTAGCAGGTAAATGCTGGCCGGCATTCCAGACACAGTTCGGATGTGTTCCTTGTTATGTCAACTCAAGACTTACTTCAAGAGGAATACCTGTATCATGTGAGGTTGATATATATGGTGCATTGAGTGAATTTATCGGAGAAGTTGTAAGTGACGATATTGTTACACTTCTTGATATTAATAATACAGTTCCAGCAGATATCTACAATGAGGATATCGCAGGCAGATATGCATATACACAGAAGGATACATTTATGGGATTCCATTGTGGCAACACTGCATCAAGCAAATTGTCATTCTGTGAGATGAGAAACCAGATGATTATGGCACGTTCACTTCCTGAAGAAGTTACTAATGGTACACTTGAAGGGGATATCGTTCCGGGAGATATCACATTTTTCAGACTCCAGAATTCATCAGATAACAAGCTTTCCGCTTACATAGCACAGGGTGAAGTTCTTCCGGTAAGAACACGTTCATTTGGTGCAATAGGTATATTTGCTATTCCAGAGATGGGAAGATTCTACAGACATGTGCTTATTGAAGGCAATTTTCCACATCATGGTGCAGTTGCATTCGGACATTTTGGAAAGACACTTTTTGATGTGTTTAAGTATATCGGCGTTGAGGATGTGTCATTCAATCAGCCTAAGGGCATGCTTTATAAGAGCGAGAATCCATTTGCATAA
- a CDS encoding ABC transporter ATP-binding protein yields MISLSGVNKRLGSFRLKDISIEIPDGYICALVGQNASGKTTLIKMILGLCRPDDGTVVIDGLNYQEAESEKRIRDITGIVPVNELMNSELSLLENGRCYGRFYSRYDESIYMEYLERFGLDRKIKFGKLSKGQKIKAQFAFALSTDPKYLILDEPTANFDPDFKQDFLNVIMQFMESGKKSVIIASHILDELDRIADYLIYLDKGELVYSGDIESFRDKYRIISGESYKVKLLKQEDIIHVEDRKYGTKALVVNHGYSKYDGALTVTVPTLEEFMYHYSKRGESVI; encoded by the coding sequence ATGATTTCTTTGAGTGGAGTTAATAAGAGATTAGGAAGTTTCAGACTGAAGGACATCTCAATAGAGATTCCTGATGGATACATATGTGCACTTGTGGGGCAGAATGCGTCAGGAAAGACTACTCTTATTAAGATGATACTGGGGCTTTGCAGACCGGACGATGGAACGGTTGTAATTGATGGATTGAATTATCAGGAAGCGGAAAGCGAGAAGAGAATCCGTGATATTACAGGAATAGTACCAGTCAATGAACTTATGAATTCAGAACTTTCACTTTTAGAGAATGGAAGATGTTATGGCAGGTTTTACAGCAGATATGACGAAAGCATCTACATGGAGTATCTTGAACGGTTTGGACTTGATAGAAAGATAAAGTTTGGAAAATTATCGAAGGGACAGAAGATAAAGGCACAGTTTGCATTTGCATTATCAACAGACCCAAAGTATCTGATACTTGATGAACCGACAGCTAATTTTGATCCTGATTTTAAACAGGATTTCCTGAATGTGATTATGCAGTTTATGGAAAGCGGTAAGAAAAGTGTGATTATTGCATCACATATACTGGATGAATTAGACAGGATTGCAGATTATCTTATATATCTTGATAAGGGAGAACTTGTATATTCAGGAGATATAGAAAGCTTCAGGGATAAGTACAGGATAATATCAGGAGAAAGCTATAAAGTGAAACTTCTTAAGCAGGAAGACATCATACATGTAGAGGACAGGAAATACGGAACTAAAGCACTTGTAGTCAATCATGGATATTCAAAGTATGATGGTGCACTTACGGTAACAGTTCCGACACTGGAAGAATTCATGTATCATTACAGTAAAAGAGGTGAAAGTGTAATATGA
- a CDS encoding ROK family transcriptional regulator: MDSSQKLTNTDVKKLNKNRIFRLIYNSDKISRQEIADQLGLSLPTVNQNLKMLMEDGLIEYVGNFTSTGGRRAQAITIDNNARKAISVNIKADYINVDVVGLKGQIIYSMAVKAHFSKSSAYIEKLKDAVRHAVDYVGADADDILGVGITVPGILDDEKQILISAPPLKAKNYDFTKLISAIDYPVVVMNDARAEAYADHWFNGKPEDEKIYIMLGEGVGGAYINASAIRNGVHNRGGEFGHMVIHPEGKQCLCGKKGCFEAYVSEKVLSSELDMTLDNFFELAVQGNKNNSNVLDEYMDNLALGINNIYTMMDCDIVLGGTVAPYLKQYENSIKERLVNDYSFDTDADYLRISDGGGRKSGLGAALSFVARFIDGVE; this comes from the coding sequence ATGGATTCATCACAGAAACTAACAAACACGGATGTAAAAAAACTTAATAAAAACCGTATATTCAGACTGATATATAATTCGGATAAGATATCAAGACAGGAGATAGCAGACCAGTTAGGTCTGTCGCTGCCAACGGTCAATCAGAATCTTAAGATGCTCATGGAAGATGGACTTATAGAATATGTTGGCAATTTCACTTCAACGGGTGGAAGAAGGGCACAGGCAATTACTATTGATAATAATGCAAGAAAAGCTATCAGCGTGAATATCAAAGCTGACTATATTAATGTAGATGTAGTCGGACTTAAAGGCCAGATTATATACAGTATGGCTGTTAAAGCACATTTTAGCAAAAGCAGTGCATATATTGAGAAGCTTAAAGATGCGGTAAGACATGCAGTGGATTATGTTGGAGCAGATGCAGATGACATTCTGGGAGTTGGCATTACAGTTCCGGGAATACTTGATGATGAAAAGCAGATTCTTATCTCAGCACCACCATTAAAAGCTAAGAACTATGATTTTACAAAGCTTATATCAGCTATTGATTATCCGGTCGTAGTAATGAACGATGCGAGGGCAGAGGCATACGCAGACCACTGGTTTAATGGAAAGCCTGAAGATGAAAAAATATATATTATGCTTGGTGAAGGTGTCGGAGGTGCATATATTAACGCTTCCGCAATCAGAAATGGTGTTCATAACCGTGGCGGCGAATTCGGACATATGGTTATTCACCCTGAAGGAAAGCAGTGCCTGTGTGGTAAGAAGGGCTGTTTTGAAGCATATGTTTCAGAAAAGGTATTATCATCAGAGCTTGATATGACACTTGACAATTTCTTTGAACTGGCAGTGCAGGGAAATAAGAATAATTCCAATGTGTTAGATGAATATATGGACAATCTGGCTCTTGGAATTAATAACATATACACAATGATGGACTGTGATATTGTTCTTGGCGGAACAGTTGCACCATATCTTAAGCAATATGAGAATAGTATTAAAGAACGTCTTGTTAATGATTATTCCTTTGATACTGATGCGGATTATTTAAGAATATCAGATGGTGGTGGCAGAAAATCAGGGCTTGGTGCAGCATTAAGCTTTGTTGCCAGATTTATTGATGGTGTGGAATAA